One segment of Ipomoea triloba cultivar NCNSP0323 chromosome 12, ASM357664v1 DNA contains the following:
- the LOC115999084 gene encoding cullin-3A-like has product MSAPKKRNFQIEAFKHRVVVDVKYAEKTWKIIEHAIHEIYNHNASGLSFEELYRNAYNMVLNKFGEKLYSGLVSTMTSHLKEIAMSVEAAQGCLFLEELNRKWADHNKALQMIRDILMYMDRTFIPSTHKTPVHQLGLNLWRDNVIHSSKIQTRLQDTLLELVQKERTGEVINRGLMRNAIKMLIDLGPSVYQEDFEKPFLQVSADFYSVESQQFIESCDCGDYLKKADKRLNEEIERVSHYLDAATEAKVTNVVEKEMIESHMHRLVHMENSGLVNMILDDKYDDLGRMYNLFRRVSNGLSLIRDVMTSHIREVGKQLVTDPEKLKDPIDFVQRLLDEKDKYDKVISKSFNSDKTFQNALNSSFEYFINLNSRSPEFISLFVDDKLRKGLKGVSEEDVEILLDKVMVLFRYLQEKDVFEKYYKQHLAKRLLSGKTVSDDAERSLIVKLKTECGYQFTSKLESMFTDMKTSQDTMQGFYSAMGAEIADGPTLTVQVLTTGSWPTQSVAPCNLPAEILCVCEKFKTYYLGTHTGRRLTWQTNMGTADLKATFGNGQRHELNVSTYQMCILLLFNNADRLSYKDIEQATEIPASDLKRCLQSLACVKGKNVLRKEPMSKDIAEDDSFMFNDKFTSKFYKVKIGTVVAQKESEPEKHETRQRVEEDRKPQIEAAIVRIMKSRRVLDHNNIVAEVTKQLQSRFLPNPVVIKKRIESLIEREFLERDETDRKLYRYLA; this is encoded by the exons ATGAGTGCGCCCAAGAAAAGGAACTTTCAGATTGAGGCGTTTAAGCATCGGGTCGTGGTTGATGTTAAATACGCCGAGAAGACCTGGAAGATCATCGAACATGCGATTCACGAGATTTACAATCATAACGCCAGTGGCCTCAGCTTCGAGGAGCTTTATAG GAATGCATATAATATGGTCCTAAATAAATTTGGAGAGAAGCTCTACTCTGGACTTGTGTCCACTATGACTTCACATTTGAAAGAAATTGCAATGTCGGTTGAGGCTGCTCAGGGATGCTTATTTTTGGAAGAGCTGAACCGGAAATGGGCAGACCATAACAAGGCATTACAAATGATTCGAGACATACTAATGTACATGGATAGAACCTTCATTCCAAGTACACACAAAACACCAGTTCATCAGCTTGGTTTGAATTTGTGGAGAGACAATGTTATCCACTCTAGCAAAATCCAGACAAGGCTTCAGGATACACTTCTTGAACTTGTACAAAAAGAGAGGACCGGCGAAGTGATAAATAGGGGTTTGATGAGGAATGCAATAAAAATGCTAATTGATTTAGGTCCTTCTGTTTACCAAGAAGACTTTGAGAAGCCTTTCCTTCAGGTATCAGCTGATTTTTATAGTGTTGAGTCTCAGCAATTCATTGAATCCTGTGATTGTGGGGATTATCTTAAGAAAGCTGACAAGCGTCTTAATGAAGAGATTGAAAGAGTATCTCATTATCTAGATGCAGCAACTGAAGCCAAAGTAACTAATGTGGTGGAGAAGGAGATGATTGAAAGTCATATGCACAGATTAGTTCACATGGAAAACTCAGGCTTAGTGAATATGATTCTAGATGATAAGTATGATGATTTGGGAAGGATGTACAACTTGTTCCGAAGAGTATCAAATGGACTCTCATTAATTAGAGACGTTATGACCTCTCATATCCGAGAAGTTGGCAAGCAGCTTGTCACTGATCCAGAGAAGCTAAAGGATCCCATAGACTTTGTGCAAAGACTTTTGGACGAGAAGGATAAGTACGATAAGGTCATAAGCAAGTCATTTAACAGTGACAAAACATTTCAGAATGCCCTAAATTCCTCATTTGAGtattttatcaatttaaattcACGATCTCCAGAGTTCATCTCTTTGTTTGTTGATGACAAACTTAGGAAGGGGTTGAAAGGGGTTAGTGAGGAGGATGTGGAGATTTTATTGGACAAAGTGATGGTGCTTTTCCGATACCTTCAAGAGAAAGATGTGTTTGAGAAGTATTACAAGCAACACCTTGCTAAGAGGCTACTTTCAGGGAAGACTGTCTCTGATGATGCTGAGAGAAGCTTGATTGTTAAACTCAAAACAGAATGCGGTTATCAGTTCACATCAAAACTGGAAAGCATGTTTACTGACATGAAGACTTCACAGGACACAATGCAGGGCTTTTATTCAGCTATGGGAGCTGAAATAGCTGATGGTCCTACCCTTACTGTCCAAGTCCTTACTACAGGATCCTGGCCAACACAATCTGTTGCCCCTTGCAATCTTCCTGCTGAAATTCTTTGCGTATGTGAAAAGTTTAAGACGTACTACCTTGGGACTCATACTGGCAGGAGGTTGACATGGCAGACAAATATGGGCACCGCTGATTTGAAAGCAACATTTGGAAATGGCCAGAGGCATGAGCTTAATGTTTCCACGTATCAGATGTGCATCCTTTTGCTCTTTAATAATGCTGATAGGTTGAGTTATAAAGACATAGAACAGGCCACAGAGATCCCTGCATCAGATCTAAAGAGGTGCTTGCAGTCCCTAGCATGTGTGAAGGGGAAGAACGTTTTGCGGAAAGAGCCAATGAGCAAGGACATTGCAGAAGATGATTCCTTTATGTTCAACGACAAATTCACAAGCAAATTCTACAAGGTAAAGATAGGTACTGTTGTTGCTCAAAAAGAATCTGAACCAGAGAAACATGAGACACGGCAAAGAGTCGAGGAGGACAGAAAACCTCAGATTGAGGCAGCAATAGTGAGAATTATGAAGTCAAGGAGGGTGCTTGATCATAACAATATTGTTGCAGAAGTCACAAAACAGCTACAGTCTCGATTCCTACCAAATCCAGTTGTTATAAAGAAAAGAATCGAGTCTCTGATAGAGCGGGAATTTTTGGAAAGAGATGAAACGGATAGGAAATTGTATCGGTACCTGGcctga